A stretch of the Conger conger chromosome 3, fConCon1.1, whole genome shotgun sequence genome encodes the following:
- the slc40a1 gene encoding solute carrier family 40 member 1: MDNAGSKKHCCESARDFFTSAKFLIYLGHALSTWGDRMWNFAVAVFLVELYGNSLLLTAVYGLVVAGSVLLLGAIIGDWVDKNPRLKVAQTSLVVQNSAVILCGVLLMVVFQFKVTLEGLYNGWLLTSCYVMVITIANIANLASTATSITIQRDWVVVVAGQDRSKLADMNATVRIIDQLTNILAPMLVGQIMSFGSHFVGCGFISGWNLCSMCLEYFLLWKVYQKTPALAIKAGQKEEEQELKQLNIQQGLENSQKPAEGSQLMNEAELANVEAQKKLSCCYQISEPFRTFRDGWVAYYNQSIFFAGMSLAFLYMTVLGFDCITTGFAYTQGLNGSILSLLMGASAVSGICGTVAFTWVRKRLGLIRTGFISGVAQLSCLLLCVVSVFMPGSPFDLTVSPFQDIVRHLMGDAGPLPEANPTPLASLTNDLQSLVNGSTTMYDLDMEPQVESYLSVSLLFAGVIAARIGLWSFDLTVTQLIQENVIESERGVINGVQNSMNYLLDLLHFIMVILAPNPEAFGLLVIISVSFVAMGHMMYFRFAFKSLRSRLFLCCSPEHKAEGENPTLPSVV, translated from the exons atGGACAACGCTGGATCCAAAAAACATTGCTGTG AATCTGCCCGCGATTTCTTTACATCTGCGAAGTTCCTTATTTACCTTGGACATGCGCTGTCAACATGG GGAGACCGGATGTGGAATTTTGCTGTGGCCGTGTTTCTGGTGGAGCTGTACGGCAATAGTTTGTTGCTGACGGCCGTATACGGGCTTGTTGTGGCTGGGTCAGTGTTGCTGCTTGGAGCCATTATCGGAGACTGGGTGGATAAAAACCCCCGACTGAAAG TCGCACAGACTTCCCTGGTGGTCCAGAACAGCGCTGTGATACTGTGTGGGGTTCTACTCATGGTGGTGTTCCAGTTTAAGGTGACGCTCGAAGGACTTTACAACGGTTGGTTACTT ACTTCCTGCTACGTAATGGTCATCACCATTGCCAACATTGCCAATCTGGCCAGCACTGCCACCTCTATCACCATCCAGAGAGACTGGGTAGTCGTAGTGGCAGGGCAGGACAGGAGCAAACTGGCAG ACATGAACGCCACAGTGAGGATCATTGACCAGCTCACCAATATCCTAGCCCCGATGCTGGTTGGCCAGATCATGTCGTTTGGGTCCCATTTTGTGGGCTGCGGATTCATCTCTGGCTGGAACCTTTGCTCCATGTGTCTGGAGTACTTCCTGCTCTGGAAGGTTTACCAGAAGACCCCAGCATTAGCTATCAAAGCTGGCCAaaaggaggaagagcaggagctGAAACAGCTCAACATCCAGCAAG GGCTCGAAAACAGCCAGAAACCAGCAGAGGGCTCCCAGCTGATGAACGAAGCGGAGCTGGCAAACGTGGAAGCCCAGAAGAAACTGAGCTGCTGCTATCAGATATCTGAACCCTTCCGCACCTTCAGGGATGGCTGGGTGGCCTACTACAACCAGTCGATCTTCTTCGCAGGCATGTCCCTGGCCTTCCTCTACATGACAGTGCTGGGTTTCGACTGCATCACCACCGGCTTCGCCTACACCCAGGGCCTAAACGGCTCCATCCTCAGCCTACTCATGGGCGCCTCGGCCGTCTCAGGAATCTGCGGCACGGTCGCTTTCACCTGGGTCAGGAAGAGGCTGGGCTTGATTCGCACAGGCTTCATCTCGGGCGTGGCACAGCTCTCCTGCCTCCTGCTCTGCGTCGTCTCAGTTTTCATGCCTGGTAGCCCCTTCGACCTGACCGTCTCGCCCTTTCAAGACATAGTCCGCCACCTGATGGGGGATGCCGGCCCCCTGCCAGAAGCCAATCCCACCCCGCTGGCCTCGCTCACAAACGATCTGCAGAGCCTGGTCAACGGGTCCACCACAATGTACGATTTGGATATGGAGCCACAGGTGGAGTCCTACCTCTCCGTCAGCCTCCTGTTTGCTGGTGTCATTGCTGCAAGAATTG GCCTTTGGTCCTTCGATTTAACTGTTACCCAACTGATCCAAGAGAATGTGATTGAGTCTGAAAGAGGGGTCATCAATGGCGTCCAGAACTCCATGAACTACCTCCTGGACCTGCTGCACTTCATCATGGTCATTCTGGCGCCAAACCCTGAGGCCTTTGGTCTGCTGGTCATTATTTCAGTCTCTTTTGTTGCCATGGGTCATATGATGTACTTCAGGTTTGCCTTTAAAAGCCTGAGAAGTCGGCTCTTTCTGTGCTGCTCTCCAGAGCACAAGGCCGAAGGTGAGAATCCCACACTTCCTTCAGTTGTGTAA